One window of the Streptomyces sp. NBC_00259 genome contains the following:
- a CDS encoding BTAD domain-containing putative transcriptional regulator, with product MGPVTAVGSAETLHLNLLGPVEAHRGGTPVKLGGPKPRTMLAALLLARGRVVSDSRLTALLWDERPPTTCPAQLHTYASRVRHLLGPGVEVERRRPGYLLGLPDRGVRVDLLEFQERAARGAEALAAGRAATAADELRRALAVWRGVALGGVCDALADVERDRLEEERLVTLERRIDADLELGRHAALIPELIALIAADPLREGLRGQLMTALYRSGRQADALAAYRAARATLADELGLEPSAALRRLHQALLSGDPALLPRVPRASRGAVPKASAKPAPAVAPTAREPVAVGAAVAAAAGRASAPAGPVTATAPASAPHGERPLRPAELPPPPADFTGRDQEVMRLGTALTTRRPRRPDQAVHVVTGMPGIGKTAVVLQTAHRVKPSYPDGQIHLDLRGSGPRPLDTADALAELLRLLGVPAARIPGTLDERMRAWRTRTADRRVLLVLDDAADERTLRPLLPVTDGCAVLITSRSGLYALEGVSRTVLGPLSPPESGSLFDKLAGRLRTGAEPASAAAVVDACAGLPLALRIAGAKVAARGHWPLSRHADRLTDPGRTLAELAFSDLSLRDRLMEAYRRLTPSARRALRFHSELGPHPVQARTAARALGTGHEEAEELLADLAAAHWAEVVRQPGGYAYRLHPLVRLFARDMLADEEGAVPHVLPVRSSWALARTGDTA from the coding sequence ATGGGGCCCGTGACCGCGGTGGGTTCCGCGGAGACGCTTCATCTGAACCTCCTCGGGCCGGTCGAGGCCCACCGCGGCGGCACTCCGGTCAAGCTGGGCGGGCCCAAGCCCCGCACGATGCTGGCCGCGCTGCTCCTCGCCCGGGGCCGGGTGGTGAGCGACAGCAGACTGACCGCCCTGCTCTGGGACGAGCGCCCGCCCACGACCTGCCCGGCCCAGCTCCACACCTACGCCTCCCGGGTCCGGCATCTGCTCGGCCCCGGCGTCGAGGTGGAGCGCCGCCGCCCGGGCTATCTCCTCGGACTGCCCGACCGGGGCGTACGCGTCGACCTCCTGGAGTTCCAGGAGCGGGCGGCGCGCGGCGCCGAGGCCCTGGCCGCGGGCCGTGCGGCGACCGCGGCCGACGAACTGCGCCGCGCCCTCGCCGTCTGGCGGGGCGTGGCACTGGGCGGGGTCTGCGACGCGCTCGCCGATGTCGAGCGCGACCGGCTGGAGGAGGAGCGCCTCGTCACCCTGGAGCGGCGTATCGACGCCGATCTGGAGCTGGGTCGGCACGCCGCGCTCATCCCCGAACTCATCGCGCTCATCGCCGCCGACCCCCTGCGTGAGGGACTGCGCGGCCAGCTGATGACGGCGCTGTACCGGTCGGGACGGCAGGCCGACGCGCTCGCCGCCTACCGGGCCGCCCGGGCCACGCTCGCCGACGAGTTGGGCCTGGAGCCCTCGGCCGCACTGCGCCGCCTGCACCAGGCGTTGCTGTCCGGCGATCCGGCCCTGCTGCCGCGAGTCCCGCGGGCCTCGCGGGGCGCGGTGCCGAAGGCGTCCGCGAAGCCGGCTCCCGCCGTGGCACCGACGGCGCGGGAGCCGGTCGCGGTGGGAGCGGCGGTGGCGGCGGCGGCCGGGCGAGCGTCCGCTCCGGCAGGGCCGGTGACGGCCACGGCCCCGGCGTCGGCGCCGCACGGGGAGCGCCCCCTCAGGCCGGCCGAACTGCCGCCCCCACCCGCCGATTTCACCGGACGCGACCAGGAAGTGATGCGGCTGGGCACCGCGTTGACCACCCGCCGTCCGCGCCGCCCCGATCAGGCGGTCCACGTGGTGACCGGAATGCCCGGCATCGGCAAGACGGCCGTCGTGCTCCAGACGGCACACCGCGTCAAACCCTCCTACCCGGACGGGCAGATCCACCTCGATCTGCGCGGCTCCGGCCCGCGGCCGCTGGACACGGCGGACGCGCTCGCCGAACTGCTGCGGCTGCTCGGCGTTCCCGCGGCCCGGATACCGGGCACCCTCGACGAGCGCATGCGCGCCTGGCGCACCCGTACCGCGGACAGGCGGGTGCTGCTGGTGCTCGACGACGCGGCCGACGAACGCACGCTGCGCCCGCTGCTGCCCGTCACCGACGGGTGCGCGGTGCTCATCACCAGCCGATCGGGGCTCTACGCGCTGGAGGGTGTGAGCCGCACGGTACTGGGGCCGCTCTCGCCGCCCGAGTCCGGGAGCCTTTTCGACAAGCTGGCGGGGCGCCTGCGCACGGGCGCCGAACCCGCCTCCGCGGCCGCCGTCGTCGACGCCTGCGCCGGGTTGCCGCTCGCCCTGCGCATCGCCGGCGCGAAGGTCGCGGCCCGGGGGCACTGGCCCCTGTCCCGGCACGCCGACCGGCTCACCGACCCCGGCCGGACGCTGGCGGAACTGGCCTTCTCCGACCTGTCGTTGCGCGACCGTCTCATGGAGGCGTACCGCCGCCTCACGCCCTCCGCGCGCCGGGCCCTGCGCTTCCATTCCGAGCTGGGCCCGCATCCGGTGCAGGCCCGCACGGCCGCCCGCGCCCTGGGGACCGGCCACGAGGAGGCCGAGGAACTGCTCGCCGACCTCGCGGCCGCCCACTGGGCCGAGGTGGTCCGGCAGCCCGGCGGCTACGCGTACCGGCTGCACCCGCTGGTCCGGCTCTTCGCCCGCGACATGCTGGCCGATGAGGAAGGCGCCGTCCCCCACGTGTTGCCGGTGCGCTCCTCCTGGGCACTGGCCAGAACAGGCGACACGGCCTGA
- a CDS encoding LuxR C-terminal-related transcriptional regulator — MLGRLGIGPDEEAVYRVMLKDGPGAVSGLAEALGWTEERARSALDRLAALSLVRPSADGGPDRPVDPELGLTSLLASQETELLERERQIRASRVAVAGMLADIRATGGHDVTEVQKLRSMDQIQSKIEHLAETCTTEIAAFVPGGGQSEEHLEAARPLDTSTSDRGVRLRYIFLDSCRNSPATREYVAWLGERGGLVRTVPRLPLRMLIYDRSRAIVPMDPAAADMGALVLDGTGALTALLALFDLTWQQAQPLGESAAEAAADTGNDLTPPERAVLDLLTEGMTDEAIARQLGVSVRTIRRVTADLSQRLGARSRFEAGVLATSKGWVNL; from the coding sequence ATGCTTGGTCGATTGGGGATCGGCCCGGATGAGGAAGCGGTGTATCGCGTCATGCTCAAGGACGGGCCGGGGGCGGTTTCCGGCCTTGCCGAGGCTTTGGGGTGGACCGAGGAGCGTGCGCGTTCGGCCCTGGACCGGCTGGCCGCACTGTCGCTCGTACGGCCTTCGGCGGACGGCGGCCCGGACCGTCCCGTCGACCCCGAGCTGGGCCTGACGTCGCTCCTCGCCAGCCAGGAGACCGAACTCCTGGAGCGCGAGAGACAGATCAGGGCGAGCCGGGTCGCGGTGGCGGGCATGCTCGCCGACATCCGTGCCACCGGCGGACATGACGTCACCGAGGTGCAGAAGCTGCGGTCCATGGACCAGATCCAGTCGAAGATCGAGCATCTGGCCGAAACCTGTACCACCGAGATAGCGGCGTTCGTTCCGGGCGGAGGCCAGAGCGAGGAGCATCTGGAGGCCGCCCGGCCGCTGGACACCTCGACCAGCGACCGAGGCGTACGCCTTCGGTACATCTTCCTCGACAGTTGTCGTAACTCTCCTGCGACCAGGGAGTACGTGGCCTGGCTGGGGGAGCGCGGTGGTCTGGTGCGCACCGTGCCCCGGCTGCCGCTGCGGATGCTCATCTACGACCGCAGCAGGGCGATCGTGCCGATGGACCCGGCCGCGGCCGACATGGGGGCGCTGGTGCTGGACGGCACCGGCGCGCTGACCGCGCTGCTCGCCCTCTTCGATCTGACCTGGCAGCAGGCGCAGCCGCTCGGTGAGAGCGCGGCCGAGGCCGCGGCCGACACCGGCAACGATCTGACCCCGCCGGAGCGGGCCGTGCTCGATCTGCTCACGGAGGGGATGACGGACGAGGCGATCGCCCGCCAACTGGGCGTTTCCGTACGGACGATACGGCGCGTCACCGCCGATCTGTCGCAACGCCTGGGAGCGCGCAGCCGGTTCGAGGCGGGGGTGCTCGCCACCAGCAAGGGCTGGGTGAACCTCTGA